One Candidatus Hydrogenedentota bacterium DNA window includes the following coding sequences:
- a CDS encoding isocitrate/isopropylmalate dehydrogenase family protein, protein MAHTVCLIRGDGIGPEVTEAAQRVIEASGVKIDWIDLPAGAGAVEEYGKVLPTHTIDQIEQHKVALKGPVTTPIGKGFKSVNVQLRMRLNLYSAIRPVRSIEGVKTRYEGVDLVVFRENTEGLYSGLENEIVEGVVTSLKVVTRKASERIARAAFTYCKERGRKKVSVFHKANIMKKSDGLFLDCVREVHQTIAPEIEYEELIIDNACMQMVRDPSRFDVLLLENLFGDIISDLCAGLVGGLGVVPGANYGDDAAVFEAVHGSAPDIAGKDIANPLAVIMSGVMMLRHLGEDAQATRIRAAYDALLAEGNPAEKTRDLGGTAGTQAFADAVIKRLL, encoded by the coding sequence TTAAGATCGACTGGATCGATTTGCCCGCTGGCGCCGGAGCGGTCGAGGAATACGGCAAAGTCCTGCCCACCCACACCATCGACCAGATCGAGCAGCACAAGGTCGCACTCAAAGGCCCCGTCACCACCCCCATCGGCAAAGGCTTCAAGAGCGTCAACGTCCAGTTGCGCATGCGCCTGAATCTCTATTCCGCCATCCGACCCGTCCGCAGCATCGAGGGGGTAAAGACCCGCTACGAAGGCGTGGACCTCGTGGTGTTCCGCGAAAATACCGAAGGCCTCTACTCCGGCCTAGAAAACGAGATCGTGGAAGGCGTCGTCACCAGCCTCAAAGTTGTCACGCGAAAAGCCAGCGAACGCATCGCCCGCGCCGCCTTCACCTACTGCAAAGAGCGCGGCCGCAAGAAGGTCTCGGTCTTCCACAAGGCCAACATCATGAAAAAGTCCGACGGGCTTTTCCTCGATTGCGTTCGCGAAGTCCATCAAACCATCGCGCCGGAGATCGAATACGAAGAGCTCATCATCGACAACGCCTGCATGCAGATGGTCCGCGACCCCAGCCGCTTCGACGTGCTCCTGCTGGAGAATCTATTCGGCGACATCATCAGCGACCTTTGCGCCGGGCTCGTGGGCGGGCTGGGCGTGGTTCCAGGCGCAAACTACGGCGACGATGCGGCGGTCTTCGAAGCCGTCCACGGCAGCGCGCCCGACATCGCCGGCAAGGATATCGCCAATCCCCTGGCCGTGATCATGAGCGGCGTCATGATGTTGCGCCATCTGGGGGAAGACGCCCAGGCTACCCGGATCCGCGCGGCGTATGATGCCCTCCTCGCCGAAGGCAACCCCGCCGAGAAGACCCGGGATCTGGGCGGCACCGCCGGTACCCAGGCCTTTGCCGATGCCGTCATCAAGCGGTTACTATAG